In the Williamwhitmania sp. genome, one interval contains:
- a CDS encoding glycoside hydrolase family 16 protein: MANSFYWFRYVTSRTLGMLPSAEAYEGRINALLSDVKRYKEIDASPKLSRFNELKAYVSSAEFAQRRLELHNLTYKGSSEFQAENRLHTLQRDSRIKKYFSFKQSPSYTTYLKVKDSIDIARFFELKSMLSDQEFVARKKEYSVKNTSEYKTLVEYKTLRKHPHVKKHLKGKDEDLDQTIILRYEEVVKIVSASEFQDFLRSYKWKNSEFFALEQEFKLLSNNTDIRTYLKVDGAALLKNLETIEAGNLLVELAELEQLVGSADFQEKKKYLLSKDKFEQSEDYKLLQECKQLEKDVDLLFFFKEKKSGRLVPYLSWEMTFLDNFDEKKLDKNRWLTRYFWGEALLHKGYSLSGERQHLSDGNNVHLENSLLKIETRKEKASGMVWDEKLGFFPKEFSYTSGLVSTGQSFRQAYGRFEAKVRLQPQFPVFHAFWMVGDKMLPQLNIFKFGSKANNFEQGIFHGDESGRVSRQMGKLSLPSIRGQFAIFTVDWTPKSIDWKVNGVLVRKETKHIPSHPMYLVLSSGLGSDIDDGKLPVSMEVDWVRAFTFGEQA; encoded by the coding sequence ATGGCAAATTCTTTCTACTGGTTTCGATACGTAACTTCCCGCACGCTTGGTATGTTGCCATCCGCTGAGGCGTATGAGGGACGCATTAATGCGCTTCTATCCGACGTCAAGCGATATAAGGAGATTGATGCCTCACCGAAGTTGTCACGATTTAATGAGCTCAAAGCCTACGTTTCCTCAGCTGAATTTGCCCAAAGAAGGCTTGAGTTGCACAACCTAACTTACAAAGGTAGTTCAGAGTTTCAGGCAGAAAATCGTCTTCATACGTTACAACGGGATTCTCGGATTAAAAAATATTTCTCATTTAAGCAATCTCCAAGCTACACCACCTACTTAAAAGTAAAGGATTCAATAGATATTGCTCGTTTCTTTGAGTTGAAGAGTATGCTTTCGGATCAGGAATTTGTTGCCCGCAAAAAGGAATACTCCGTTAAGAACACCAGTGAATATAAGACTTTAGTTGAGTATAAAACTCTTCGAAAGCACCCTCATGTTAAAAAGCACCTCAAGGGAAAAGATGAGGATCTCGATCAAACAATTATTTTGCGCTATGAGGAGGTCGTAAAGATTGTTTCTGCCTCAGAATTTCAGGATTTCTTGCGCTCATATAAATGGAAGAATTCGGAATTCTTTGCTTTGGAGCAGGAGTTTAAATTACTCAGCAATAATACCGATATCCGTACTTACCTGAAGGTTGATGGTGCCGCACTTTTAAAAAACCTAGAGACCATTGAGGCTGGAAATCTACTTGTTGAGCTTGCCGAGTTGGAACAGCTGGTTGGGTCAGCAGATTTTCAGGAAAAGAAGAAATACCTTCTCTCCAAGGATAAGTTTGAGCAGTCGGAGGATTATAAACTTCTTCAGGAGTGTAAGCAGCTGGAGAAGGATGTTGATTTACTATTTTTCTTTAAGGAGAAGAAGTCAGGAAGGCTCGTCCCATATCTTAGTTGGGAGATGACATTTCTGGATAATTTTGACGAAAAGAAACTAGATAAAAATCGTTGGCTAACACGATACTTTTGGGGTGAAGCGCTGCTTCATAAGGGATATTCTCTCTCAGGAGAGAGGCAACACCTTTCTGATGGCAACAATGTCCATTTGGAAAATAGTCTTCTAAAGATTGAAACCAGAAAAGAGAAGGCTAGTGGTATGGTATGGGATGAAAAACTTGGATTCTTCCCCAAAGAGTTTAGCTATACTTCCGGCCTAGTATCCACAGGACAAAGTTTTCGTCAGGCTTATGGACGATTTGAGGCAAAGGTTCGGTTGCAGCCGCAGTTTCCCGTTTTTCATGCCTTCTGGATGGTTGGCGACAAGATGCTGCCACAGCTTAACATTTTTAAGTTTGGATCGAAAGCAAACAACTTTGAACAGGGGATCTTCCATGGCGATGAGTCTGGAAGAGTAAGCCGGCAGATGGGTAAATTGTCGCTACCGAGCATAAGGGGCCAATTCGCAATTTTCACCGTTGACTGGACTCCGAAATCAATTGATTGGAAGGTGAATGGCGTATTGGTTAGAAAGGAAACGAAGCATATACCAAGCCATCCAATGTATCTTGTGTTATCCTCCGGTCTTGGAAGCGATATTGATGATGGAAAGTTGCCAGTATCGATGGAGGTTGATTGGGTTAGGGCATTTACATTTGGAGAGCAAGCCTAG
- the lepA gene encoding translation elongation factor 4 → MEDIRNFCIIAHIDHGKSTLADRMLQLTKTLTDREFQNQVLDSMDLEREKGITIKSHAIQMEYIHEGLPFQLNLIDTPGHVDFSYEVSRAIASCEGALLVVDATQGIQAQTISNLYLALAHDLDIIPVINKIDMDAAMVDDVKDQIVDLIGCSREEILAVSAKTGDGVDQIMEAIITRIKPPTGDSNAPLQALIFDSVFNPFRGIIAYFRVFNGTLETGDKVKFFNTGKTYEADEIGYLKLKLMPKKKIKAGEVGYIISGIKNAVDVKVGDTLTHIEKPCAVAISGFEDVKPMVFAGIYPVDTDEYEDLRASLEKLQLNDASLTFEPESSLALGFGFRCGFLGLLHMEIVQERLYREFNMDVITTVPNVSFKVFTTKGEVVDVHNPSGLPAQTIIGHIEEPTINAQIITKSEYLGAVMKLCIDKRGILKNQVFLTSDRVEITFTMPLSDIVFDFYDKLKSISRGYASFDYFLNGYQKADLVKLDILLNGEMVDALSSLIHKDYAYNFGRRMCEKLQELIPRQQFDIAIQAAIGAKIIARETVKAVRKDVTAKCYGGDISRKRKLLEKQKKGKKRMRQVGTVEVPQEAFLAVLKLD, encoded by the coding sequence ATGGAAGATATTAGAAATTTCTGCATCATTGCCCACATCGACCATGGGAAGAGCACTCTGGCTGACAGAATGCTTCAGCTAACCAAAACCCTAACCGACAGAGAGTTTCAAAATCAGGTTTTGGACAGTATGGACTTGGAAAGGGAAAAGGGAATCACCATAAAGAGCCACGCCATTCAAATGGAGTATATCCACGAGGGTCTTCCCTTTCAACTCAACCTCATTGATACTCCCGGCCATGTGGATTTTTCGTATGAAGTTTCGCGCGCCATTGCCTCATGCGAAGGAGCGCTGCTCGTTGTTGATGCCACTCAAGGCATTCAGGCACAAACTATTTCGAACCTCTACCTTGCACTAGCCCACGACCTCGACATTATTCCCGTAATCAACAAAATTGATATGGATGCTGCGATGGTCGACGATGTTAAGGACCAAATTGTTGACCTCATTGGATGCAGCAGGGAGGAAATTCTTGCTGTTAGCGCTAAGACTGGCGATGGTGTCGATCAAATCATGGAAGCCATCATTACCAGAATAAAGCCACCTACGGGAGATTCCAACGCTCCTCTTCAAGCACTTATCTTCGACTCCGTATTTAATCCCTTCCGTGGGATTATTGCCTATTTCCGCGTTTTCAATGGAACCTTAGAAACTGGTGATAAAGTTAAATTCTTTAATACGGGTAAGACATATGAAGCAGATGAGATTGGCTACCTCAAGCTAAAACTCATGCCCAAGAAAAAGATAAAAGCTGGGGAAGTTGGTTACATTATTTCAGGTATAAAGAATGCGGTTGACGTAAAGGTGGGTGATACTCTAACCCACATCGAAAAACCATGCGCCGTTGCCATTTCCGGCTTTGAAGACGTAAAACCGATGGTGTTTGCAGGTATTTACCCTGTTGATACTGATGAGTATGAAGATCTAAGAGCTTCGCTCGAAAAGTTGCAGTTGAATGATGCCTCTCTTACTTTTGAACCGGAATCTTCATTAGCCCTTGGCTTTGGCTTTCGATGCGGATTTTTAGGACTGCTGCACATGGAGATTGTTCAGGAACGACTCTACAGGGAGTTCAACATGGACGTAATTACAACTGTACCCAACGTATCATTCAAGGTTTTCACTACAAAGGGCGAAGTGGTGGACGTTCATAACCCAAGCGGCCTGCCGGCACAAACCATCATTGGCCATATTGAGGAGCCAACCATTAACGCACAGATTATTACCAAGAGTGAATATCTGGGAGCCGTAATGAAGCTCTGCATTGATAAGCGAGGTATCTTAAAAAATCAAGTTTTTCTCACCTCCGACAGGGTGGAGATCACCTTTACCATGCCTCTCAGCGATATTGTATTTGATTTCTACGATAAGCTAAAGTCGATATCGCGTGGCTATGCTTCGTTCGACTATTTTCTGAACGGCTACCAAAAGGCCGATTTAGTTAAACTCGACATTCTGCTTAACGGCGAAATGGTGGATGCACTATCGTCGCTCATCCACAAGGACTATGCCTACAACTTTGGACGTCGGATGTGTGAAAAGTTGCAGGAATTAATCCCGCGCCAACAGTTCGACATTGCCATCCAGGCAGCCATTGGGGCAAAAATCATTGCCCGCGAAACGGTGAAGGCTGTTCGCAAGGATGTTACCGCGAAGTGCTACGGAGGAGATATTTCGCGTAAGCGCAAGCTCCTAGAAAAGCAGAAAAAAGGGAAGAAGAGAATGCGTCAGGTGGGCACTGTTGAGGTTCCTCAGGAGGCATTTCTTGCGGTTCTCAAGCTCGATTGA